The DNA window CTACCGTAGACGTAATCAATTTTGACAACCAGAAGGTCGGCTCGCTCGATCTGTCTGTCGAAGTGTTCGGCGCCGAAGTCAACGAACATCTGCTGTATGAGTCGGTACGCCATTTCATGGCCGGCGAACGCGCCGGTACGGCTTCGACCAAAACCCGTCACGAAGTGGCTGGCAGCGGCAAGAAGCTTTGGAAGCAAAAGGGAACTGGCCGCGCCCGTATGGGTAGCATCCGTTCGCCTCTGTGGCGCCATGGCGGCACCACCCACGGTCCGCAGCCGCGGGACTACAGCTACCGTCTGAACAAGAAGATGGTGCTCGGTGCACTGCGCTCGGCCCTGACGGCGAAGCTGCGCGACGGCGAACTCAGCGTCATCGATGCTTTCTCGTTGTCCGAACCGAAGACCAAGGGCCTGGCTGCGAAGCTCGGCAAGCTGAATTCGGCCAAGACGATCCTGTTAGTTGAGAACGCGGAGAATAAGAATCTCGCACTCGGCTCGCGGAACCTGTCTGGTGTGAAGTTAGTAACATCGAAAGATGTCACGACTTATGACCTGCTGAAGTACAAGCATGTGCTCATCAGCAAGGATGCTGCGGAGAAACTCTCGGAGGGACTGAAATAAATGACTCTGTTCGAAGTTATCTCCCGTCCGATCGTCACCGAAAAGGGTGTCATCAAGAAGGATACCGAACGCACGCTTTGCTTCGAAGTGAAGCATGAGGCTACCAAGACTCAGATCAAGCAAGCGGTCGAGAAGATTTTCAAGGTGAAGGTCGAAGAGGTTCGCACTGTAATCAATGAAGGCAAGCTGCGCCGCCGCGGTAAGTTTGCTGGTTATGGCTCGAACTGGAAGAAGGCCTACGTGAAACTCAAGAAGGACCAGAAGGTCCCTGAATACTCCGAGGTCGTCTAATGCCAATTAAGTCCTACCGACCGTTTACTCCCACGCGCCGCTTCCGTACGGTTGTGACGCGTGAGGATATCACCAAGCAGACTCCCGAAAAGAGTCTCACCAAAGGTAAGGTCAAGAGCGGTGGCCGTAATTCCACCGGCCGCACGACCTCTCGCTTCCGTGGCGGTGGTAACAAGACCACCTACCGCGATATCGATTTTAAGCGCGATAAGGCAGGCGTCCCGGCGAAGGTCGCTTCGATCGAATACGATCCGAACCGCACTGCCCGTATCGCCCTGCTGAACTACGTCGATGGCGAAAAGCGTTACATTGTAGCGCCGGTGGGCCTCAAGGTCGGTTCCACCATCATGAGCGGCCCCGAGGCTGACATCCTGGTGGGCAACGCCCTGCCGCTGCGCAACATCCCGGCCGGCACGGTGGTTCACAATATTGAACTGCGTCCTGGCAAGGGTGCGCAGATGGCCCGTAGCGCGGGTGCTCAGGCACAGATTGTTTCGAAGGAAACCGAATACGCACAGCTGAAGATGCCGAGTGGCGAAGTCCGTCGCGTGCTGATCGATTGCTATGCAACGGTGGGCCAGGTCGGAAATCTCGATCACGAGAATCAGACCCTCGGTAAAGC is part of the Bryobacter aggregatus MPL3 genome and encodes:
- the rplD gene encoding 50S ribosomal protein L4 — encoded protein: MPTVDVINFDNQKVGSLDLSVEVFGAEVNEHLLYESVRHFMAGERAGTASTKTRHEVAGSGKKLWKQKGTGRARMGSIRSPLWRHGGTTHGPQPRDYSYRLNKKMVLGALRSALTAKLRDGELSVIDAFSLSEPKTKGLAAKLGKLNSAKTILLVENAENKNLALGSRNLSGVKLVTSKDVTTYDLLKYKHVLISKDAAEKLSEGLK
- a CDS encoding 50S ribosomal protein L23, with protein sequence MTLFEVISRPIVTEKGVIKKDTERTLCFEVKHEATKTQIKQAVEKIFKVKVEEVRTVINEGKLRRRGKFAGYGSNWKKAYVKLKKDQKVPEYSEVV
- the rplB gene encoding 50S ribosomal protein L2, with translation MPIKSYRPFTPTRRFRTVVTREDITKQTPEKSLTKGKVKSGGRNSTGRTTSRFRGGGNKTTYRDIDFKRDKAGVPAKVASIEYDPNRTARIALLNYVDGEKRYIVAPVGLKVGSTIMSGPEADILVGNALPLRNIPAGTVVHNIELRPGKGAQMARSAGAQAQIVSKETEYAQLKMPSGEVRRVLIDCYATVGQVGNLDHENQTLGKAGRTRWVGKRPHNRGVTMNPVDHPHGGGEGRTSGGRHPVTPWGQPTRGYKTRNNKRTDNMIVKRKQKS